The following are from one region of the Segatella oris genome:
- a CDS encoding methylated-DNA--[protein]-cysteine S-methyltransferase, which yields MANEIVYGFAETPFGTIIVARTIDGICDLQFLGWNRMEVIHELASHWGVYTPTTQNDLMADTVKRVIFDEYDHPLKLDLQGTDFQKKVWSELLKVKKGETLSYQELAERIDQPKAVRAVASAVAENRIAMLVPCHRIIHKDGTTGEYHWGRELKKQLLEWEKKTVDNA from the coding sequence ATGGCAAACGAAATCGTATATGGGTTCGCTGAAACTCCGTTCGGAACAATTATCGTTGCACGCACGATTGACGGCATCTGCGACCTCCAGTTCTTAGGTTGGAACCGCATGGAAGTAATTCATGAGTTAGCAAGTCATTGGGGAGTATATACGCCAACGACACAGAATGACCTGATGGCCGACACAGTAAAGCGCGTAATCTTTGATGAATACGACCACCCCTTGAAGCTTGATCTCCAAGGAACTGACTTTCAAAAGAAAGTTTGGAGCGAGCTTTTAAAGGTCAAGAAGGGCGAAACGCTCTCCTATCAAGAGTTGGCAGAGCGCATCGATCAACCCAAAGCAGTGCGTGCTGTGGCTTCAGCTGTGGCCGAAAATCGCATTGCCATGCTCGTACCTTGCCACAGAATTATCCACAAAGACGGCACTACGGGAGAATATCATTGGGGACGTGAGCTGAAGAAACAACTCTTGGAGTGGGAAAAAAAGACTGTTGACAATGCCTAA